The following are encoded together in the Ferrimicrobium sp. genome:
- a CDS encoding HD domain-containing protein, whose amino-acid sequence MSARSVLELLNEPRLLGTFGEELPLIDHLCQTAQLLRDDSDDAELAVAGLLHDLGWPSGSTEAQHASDGSRLARAMGFSERVGQLIGLHVTAKRYLVRTDSRYWGRLSRESRATLVEQGGELGLDEVVSFEASPYFDDAIRLRLADDMAKDPSRPRVQLESFYPIIAEALAIAQ is encoded by the coding sequence ATGAGCGCGCGTTCGGTGCTCGAGCTCCTCAACGAACCGAGGTTATTGGGTACTTTTGGTGAAGAGCTCCCCCTGATCGATCATCTCTGTCAGACAGCACAGCTGCTCCGGGATGACAGCGACGACGCCGAGCTGGCGGTTGCGGGTCTGCTGCACGATCTCGGTTGGCCATCTGGGTCGACGGAGGCGCAACACGCAAGCGATGGTTCCCGGCTCGCACGTGCAATGGGGTTTTCGGAGCGTGTTGGTCAACTGATCGGATTGCACGTGACGGCAAAGCGCTATCTCGTGAGGACAGATTCGCGCTATTGGGGACGCCTCTCTCGGGAGTCCCGCGCCACCCTTGTCGAGCAGGGGGGCGAGCTCGGGCTTGATGAAGTAGTATCGTTTGAGGCGAGTCCCTACTTTGACGATGCGATCCGACTTCGGCTGGCCGATGATATGGCGAAGGATCCGTCGCGACCGAGGGTGCAGCTGGAGAGCTTCTATCCGATCATCGCGGAGGCACTCGCAATCGC